The DNA sequence AACGTACAGTGTTCTTACTGGAAGCCTGAGTGATTTCCGCAGGAACTTCCTAGTAAATCACGATTAATGAGACCCTGGTGAGACATCTACAACCAAAATTTATTAAAATGGTGGGAGGGAGTTCCCGGTGGATGGAAACTGAGAGATGGGGCGTGAAGCATGTTCAATAGCTCAATTCAAAGTTTCGTTACTGAGAGGTGTAGCTCTATAGTGAGCCCCAGTTCGACACATCATTGTTTCGTTCGTTAGAAGGTTTCATACgtgggcgtgctaaaaagtaatacctccgaaattTTTGCGTGAAAGGTCTTATaaccttttaaataaaacagacgttattaacattttgcatctttattcttcatatctacatatttatttctcaacatagtcaccctggcaatggccacatttctcccaaggagagCCCAGTTTGTTCATACCGTCGCAACAGAGTGTTGCGCAACCTCACCTCCTTTAACACCGCTTCCATCACTGTAAAAGTgggatggaaatcggatggggacaagtttagaggatgatcgatgacagtcaacCCAAGCCATCTGATTGTTGCAGAGGTCGGTgcgctcttgtgtggtctggcattgtcgtcttgaaggggagggtgctccatgtgtgaagcAAATCTTCGAAATCGAAACGCTGTTATTGTACACTGCTTCTCATGCACTGACATAGTTAAGAAGGTTACACAcccccatgttacacgctacaattcggagccttctagcggcTGAGGGGCCAAAATATgtgggcatgaagaataaagatgtagagtgttaataatgtttgttttatttaaaatcctttaaaagttttcacaaaaaACGATCGGAGGCGTTGCTTTCCTGCACGCCCACATGGTTTTAGACTGTCAACTAGATTCACAAACAGAAGCATataagggaatacatcataaaGAATATCATATACTACTGCTAGCAGCCACAATTTTGTGAAATGATAAAATTATTTTCTCTGACTACTTTCCATCCTCAGACAGAGGTATATACACCACTTTTAAGCTatacatattgtggtgtcaccgccagacaccacacttgctaggtggtagctttaaatcggccgcggtccattagtacatgtcggacccgcgtgtcgccactgtgtgatcgcagaccgagcgccaccacaaggcaggtctcgagatacggactagcactcgcccaagttgtacggacgacgtagctagcgatgcacactgacgaagcctcgctcattggCAGAGCAGatcgttagaatagccttcagctaagtcaatggctacgacctagcaaggcgccattagtaacattgtatgtatctatggagtctcacttatatcgacaatagcgatgtaccaaggatggattaaagttaagtattccagaagctacgtacttttctttatagctttcattacgtatcctgttacagacctatctcttgcctgctaaacgcgtgcctttcggctacttccgtggcgtggctgtcttgctacgccacaacacataTTTCTCAAGAAGATACATTTCTGTTGTAAAGCATCGTGTATACTGTCATATTGCCATAAAGTAACAGATATCTGAATCCTTCAACGATAAACTAGTAGCATACAATGGGCAGTAAATGTATATGGATGACTTTATAGTTCATGTAATGTACAGAGACGGAGTTTTAAGCCAGTTAAATTTTCAGTGACACATTGACAGAAAATGTCTAAATATTAGAAAACATTAGTTCTCTCCATGAAAAATGAAGTGCAAACATTTTTTAACATGTGTACAACCACAGTGAAACATAAATGGTCAAGGgccctctgtggaattcaaatggttCGCCAGCTTATTGAAATGCTACAGGAGCAGCTCTCAAGCTGAGTACTTAAGCGCCAGCACTCAAGACACCTCCGCACACTTGCCATCCTTGCACGCTGTTCCAGTGGCTCTGGACACTCGTTTGAAAAATCattcaagaggaggaagtatatagCTGGTCTCATGGTGAAACTACATTCTAAAAATTAACTGTATGGTAGATGCTGTATGTATTGCAGATTAAAGATAATGTAGCAGCTTACCTGGTCTCATGGAAATTGGCGTTCCCTCTGCTCCCCCGCCACCGCCACGTCGAACTCCAATTCCACGTTGACGTCCACGTCCACTTGCATGTCCTGGTGCAGACAGCCGACCAGGTCCCCGAGGTCGTCCACGTCCGCGTTTGAGTCTGAGTCCATGGGGACGTCCTGGTCGGCGTGCACTGTGATCACTGTGACATGTCACTTCACCAACACTAGCACTTACACGTCCTGGTCCACGGAGATTGCCATGTCCATACGAGAGTTTGTTTACGAAGTCAATCTCACTTTTACGCGGGCGACCAGGACGGCGGACTGGTCCTCGCGGGCGGCCGGGACGGCGGACTGCTCCTCGCGGGCGCCCCGGTCCCCGCGATCCGAGCGGCGGGCGCCCCGGTCCCCGCGGTGCCAGCGGCGGGCGCCCCGGGCCCCGCGGTGCCAGCGGCGGGCGCCCGGGTCCCCGCGGTGCCAGCGGCGGGCGCCCCGGTCCCCGCGAAGCCAGCGGCGGGCGCCCCGGTCCCCGCGGTGCCAGCGGCGGGCGCCCCGGGCCCCGCGATCCGAGCGGCGGGCGCCCCGGGCCCCGCGAAGCCAGCGGCGGGCGCCCGGGCCCGCGCGATGTCCCGCGTGGGCGCCCGGGACCGCGCGATGTCCCGCGTGGGCGCCCGGGACCGCGCGATGTCCCGCGTGGGCGCCCGGGACCGCGCGATGTACCCCGAGGGCGCCCGGGACCACGAACTCTTCCACTTCCCCGCGAACGTAGACGGCTGTGTACTCCTTCAGGTTGTAGACCTATACGTACAGGTCCACCTGCCCGTCTACGATGACGATTGCGTGTCTTCATATGAGATGTCATTGCagcaaatactgaaaataaaagaaagttat is a window from the Schistocerca americana isolate TAMUIC-IGC-003095 chromosome X, iqSchAmer2.1, whole genome shotgun sequence genome containing:
- the LOC124556156 gene encoding circumsporozoite protein-like, which encodes MHSERRQSTQPSTFAGKWKSSWSRAPSGYIARSRAPTRDIARSRAPTRDIARSRAPTRDIARARAPAAGFAGPGAPAARIAGPGAPAAGTAGTGAPAAGFAGTGAPAAGTAGTRAPAAGTAGPGAPAAGTAGTGAPAARIAGTGAPARSSPPSRPPARTSPPSWSPA